Proteins encoded together in one Miscanthus floridulus cultivar M001 chromosome 16, ASM1932011v1, whole genome shotgun sequence window:
- the LOC136511519 gene encoding probable protein ABIL4 — protein MQPPQHCPPAAGAWGGVAGAGAGPTTVDEASIERSKSFIKALQELKNLRPQLYSASEYCEKAYLNSEQKQMVLDNLKDYAVRAVVNAVDHLGTVAYKLTDLFEQQASEVSTYELKVARLNQQIFTCQVYTDKEGLRQQQMIGANIKHHKHYILPPGYKRSPAHGHQQVDTDQEAKPRPYPLAKTLSWHLSSENSTKANTHKPTFALVDTAPSKPASGKDRSASPMRRSLQFNRSTSSDAMQKVGTKNLSGVKEFSTFHSFDNPKGRAIQKAPVGTKSMLAALFIKHKSSKMKKIAVR, from the exons ATGCAGCCGCCGCAGCACTGCCCGCCGGCGGCCGGCGCCTGGGGCGGGGTCGCGGGGGCCGGGGCCGGCCCCACCACCGTCGACGAGGCGTCCATAGAGCGCAGCAAGAGCTTCATCAAGGCCCTGCAG GAGCTCAAGAACCTGCGGCCGCAGCTCTACTCCGCCTCCGAGTACTGCGAGAAGGCCTACCTCAACAGCGAGCAGAAGCAGAT GGTACTGGACAACTTGAAAGACTATGCTGTACGAGCCGTCGTCAATGCAGTTGATCATCTGGGTACTGTTGCCTACAAATTGACAGATCTTTTCGAACAGCAAGCTTCTGAGGTGTCAACTTATGAACTGAAAGTTGCACGTCTGAACCAG CAAATCTTCACATGCCAAGTCTACACAGACAAAGAAGGCCTCAGGCAGCAGCAAATGATTGGAGCAAACATAAAACACCACAAGCACTATATCCTACCAC CTGGTTATAAAAGATCCCCGGCGCATGGACACCAGCAAGTAGACACTGATCAGGAAGCCAAGCCTAGACCTTATCCCTTGG CAAAAACCCTTTCCTGGCATCTGTCTTCAGAGAACAGTACCAAAGCAAACACACATAAACCTACATTTGC CCTAGTGGACACAGCACCATCAAAACCTGCATCAG GTAAGGACCGGTCTGCTTCTCCTATGCGCAGGTCTCTGCAGTTTAACAGGAGCACCAGTTCTGATGCTATGCAAAAGGTTGGCACTAAG AACCTATCTGGTGTAAAGGAATTTTCAACATTTCATTCCTTCGACAACCCTAAAGGTCGTGCAATCCAAAAGGCCCCTGTTGGCACTAAAAGCATGCTAGCGGCTCTCTTCATCAAGCACAAATCATCGAAGATGAAAAAGATCGCAGTTCGCTGA